The DNA region CAGGAGGATGATGAAGGTGATGATGAAGGTGGCTCTCTGGTGACCGGAGCTGCTGGGCCAATTTGGCGTCTCTGTCCTACCTGGAGACGAGGAGGGGACGGTGATGATTGGCCAAACACCTGGGACAGGTATTTGCCCCGGGTACATTCTGTTCAGTTATTTGTACTGATGGTAAGAcagaaacacctgcaaaggAATGTCACTGAACCAGAAAACTGAGCACAGCTGCAGCCATGTATTAAAACACCAGATGCTAATAACTCAGTGATTTCTCACAACATGACATTTGTTTTGGGCTTCAACTGTTTTTCCACCTTTCCTTCATGAAACCAGAGGACATTTACAGAGGATTGTCCAGTAATGGGTTATAAAACCAGTGAATCCTAAAAAGCATCATTGCCTCAAATTTACACCACAGATATGAGGAAGATGAGCTGAAGAAtgaagacaataataataataattacaccTGGTAATTAACAGGTGGAGCTCCAAGGAACAGCAGATGTGACTCACAGTTTGTTGTTTGGTAACATTTCAAACTGATGCTGAACTAAAATGACCTCagtatgttttttaatgtcactTCAGTTTCTCAGTTATTAGCTCAAATGTTTCTTCTGCCCCAGTTTAGAATCCAGTCTCTACCAGGAACGGACTGGCATACGGGGCTAACTGGGGCCTTCCCAGTGGCCCCTCCGTTGGTGGTTTTCTACGTGGCTCTGTTGCTGTGAATGTTTCCTCTTTCCCCCTCAGAGAATTTGGTTTTCCACCTAATGTTTCACGGCGTTCGGCATCTTTAATCAACTCTAGAATAAAAAGTACAACAACTAGACTCTTCATACCTGGACTAGATCATTCTggtctaatagcagaatatttaaaaccatgttttaaacatgaagTTTCACAAAGCatctttgtgatttgtgaaacttttatctgatttgtgaaacttcaataatgGTTGATtttaccacttttttttttatcttagtcATAGTATAACTGCTCCAATTCCACAACTTCCACACCTGGACTCTTCAAACCTAAACTAAATTATTCTcaactaatagcagaatatttagaacCATGTTTGGGGTTAGTTaaacttttatctgatttgtgaaacttcaataaaaagcCATTCTTACCTTTTTTTTGCATCTAGCTCGTATTACAGTAGATCTGCTCTAATTCCAGAACTACATCTGTTCTGAAGGCCATGTTGTAGTTCCTAGGTTCGCCACCAGGTGGCGCGGCAGTTTGTGGGtagtatttctttttcatacCAAAACATTGTGTGAAAGCCGTGCAGGTCAGCGGACGTGATGTTTGAGGGTTTTGTGATTTCGCTCGAGTGTTTTTCCATATGAATGTTAGTTTGCAGTGTATTTATGTTTGAGTGAcattatatgtatattttagtactttgaacattttctgttgttagattttcttttagaataaGCGAAGGCTAGGCTAAGCTAATTTCTATTCTAAAATGGTAAACCATATTATGTTTAGTtgctttcttttactttatttaactttaatagtaatgaaacagacaaataatATGATTATAATATGTTTGTAAATGAGTATCTGCGTTCATAGTGGAttataatttgtatttattcattttctttgtagaaccacacacacactgacacacttCAATCCACACACATCCGGCCTGAGAACCAGTTATAACCTGCTGATTAAAGAGTCAAACCATCGCCTGGCTTCATTCTTGACTCGGGGTCATCTGGGCATCTAATCGGTGCACATTCACCATTTTCATTCCGAACCCCAGACGTGTAAACAACATAACAACTACAACACCTGGACTCTTCAAatctggactggattattctgctctaataacagaatatttaaattcatgtttgggatttgtgaaacctttatgtggtttgtgaaacttcactaaaGCTTAGATTACTATTCACACTTGTTCCATgcagttttattcaaattcaattctaattcaaaaccacttttttaatcccaatgggaaattaaatgttggtgtaactcattaattcttcAGAGTTCAAAGGTCAATGCCCGCCCTGCCGGGCCTGGTGCGGCTCCAGCTCCtcatgcagggccggcccaacGTTGTATGGGGCCTGAGGCAGAATCTGCTGTAGAGGCCCCTCTTCCTACTATGAACATCAGCATCACTAACAGCGTTTAAATATAGATCTGGTGAAATCTGGGAGACGGAGCAGCTTAATTGGTCGAGCTAAAACAACAATCACTGATAATTAGGTTTTATTTGCTGatgcatttgtgaacaaactcaCAGAATCAGATGGTAGCCATGGTAACAACAATAAAGTATAAAGATGATTCTATGCTCTTTCACTTCTCATTAAATCCTAAATTTAAAACTTAGTATTAAGTTAgcagttggtgtttttttttgttgaaaggtTTATAAAATGAGCTTCAGGTGTGATATATGAAGTTTATCATTGAATATTTACAGGTAAACAGCCAGTGGACACAAAGTACCACATATTTGTAAACGTGCAAAAATGTGTGAATTCAGAATCATTTCAAAGCTGCAACAAACTGAAGCTCCTCCTCccttttttattaatgtaaacaaTATTTCAGAGTCTTTCAGCTCTTCAGCTCTCGCCTTCATGTTTGCTGCTTTGAGTTGTCTCTCTTTCTATTTTCAGTGGCATGCTCGACTTCCtgggtttcttcttctgtggtaagGACTGATTCCCCCGCCACCACTGCTGACCAGTCTGCAGGTTGGTAAGTGAAGACGGGGAGCCCCCTGAGGGCCAGATGCCCCCGGAGGGCCAGCTGCCCCCTGAGGGCCAGATGCCCCCTGAGGGTGGAGCTGGAGGGATGAGAGGCGGAGCGGGGGAGGCGGCTTCCTGAGGCGGGCTGTGAGAGGAATCATGGTTCCTGCTTCCCtgtgtttcctgtttctcttgGCCGCTCTGTCCACTCAGCGTGTTTCGGTACGGCTGAGACTCTCTGCTGCCGGCCGTGTGCAGCCGCGGGTTCGGGTTGGCGCTGTGCCGGTTGCGGCTGCGCAGGGAGCTGAACACCATGGCGCAGCCCAGAACGGTGCAGCGGTGTTTGATCTTCAGGTGGACGGCGTTGTAGTGGATCTTCAGGGTTCCTGTCCAAACATGGCAAATGAAACGCTGTTAGCATCGaccattttatttagcttagcACAACAACATCAGGACGTTTCATTTAGTTTGGCCTGTTCTGTTAAATGTTCacagaacttttgtttttttacatatttgttaaaactgttaccatgttgtgacagtttaacaTGAGACAAAtagtctgagaaaaaaaatgtaactctctgctgtcaatcatcctacGTCTGGCGCTTCACATCCTTCACCCCTCTATCTAtgctacgctgcagctagcacAGTCTGTCATGAATGCTATACTAACTAGTTAGCATAGACACTGATGGTAAGTCATCACATTTAGTAGCGAGTACATATgtatgattgacagcactaagccccgcctcctggctctgattggttgattttttgCCTTTCTTCAGACAcagtagcagctcagggaggtgAAAGAGTTCGAagttcacagattatctgtctcataacaaactgtcacaaccttctgacacttttaacaaatatgtaaaaaatatatttttctaaaagcagctttaaacaTCTTTGCTCAACCAACAACCAATAACTTAAGAGagctctttaaatgtttatcacAGAATCAACAGGgattttttaccttttatacattttttaattgttctgtTAAATAATCTTGTggtcattttaaagatttcatgTTGAGTTTTTGGATGTTACCAGTGAAACTCTTTCATACATTATTTCTATCAATGTGCATCATAAATGAAGCTGACCTTAACTTTGACCTCATTCTGTCTGTTGTTTTTGAGtcttttctcagttttcagCTTCAGCTCATGTTTGCTCACCTTTGTCATAGAAGCTTTTCCCACAGACGCCACAGCTGACCCTGCCCTTCCGCCCCCCAGCGGCCAGGAGGGAAGGGAAGGAGCAAAGGGAAGACGGGAGAGGATGGAGGGACGAACACGGCGACGTAACAGGGAGGAGAGGGGAAGAAAAGGAGCGAAGAGGTCTTaggaaagaggaggagaaggagggaaGCGTTGGAGGAGGTTGGAGgcgagaggaggaagaggaggggagtGGAGAACACACCAGGGAGGAAGGAGGAAGTGAGAAGTtgaaggaagaggaagaaaggaaTCTCTTCTGGAGGAAAACCCGGTCCTGGTGGAGGATGGGGTTCTGTTGCCACGGTGACGGATTTGGCTTGTCCGGGTCGGTTTTTATGGCCAAGGCCGGTTCTGATCTCTGCCGTTCAGAGTCGTCGTCTTCCTCACATCGATGTCTGTCGTGTTTCTGAACCAGTTTGTTCTTCCTGAAATCCTGCAGGACGTTTTGCAGCTCAGTGGAAGGAAATGTTTCCTGCAGAAAGAAGTGGagctaaatttaaaatgttctctggATCATGAAACGACATGAAGGAACACGAATCGTCACCTTTGCTGAACGGTAGACGCCTGATTGTGGAAAGTGGAAAGGCAGGAG from Xiphophorus maculatus strain JP 163 A chromosome 14, X_maculatus-5.0-male, whole genome shotgun sequence includes:
- the LOC106700061 gene encoding zinc finger protein basonuclin-1-like, which encodes MRMTPNAQESVRCGASSCSCACFKPGKVKLRSCDRCGHGWVEHALEKVQARPASGSGPVEVALPGPVFDLSSLVLFGAQAVPVQLKILLDRLYSVLPPEQVGQILNSLGWSLGDYVRGYMLQVNPTSPVKSSENGHKVLTFYQTSYLKRPETFLDPLCKLNETKAVYFIHNLIVKHRFSVQILKGSTDPGFMRSSPSFKVTGFISRVESELLFLQRPDGGVLERWDTATPREQLLLLRQFLRFGETRPIVEVMILQHLEGEEIQPDQQPNAPVKNIQSGSNNRASGLRLGSLRDGRLAESNAASGNGPAGQSALLPFHFPQSGVYRSAKETFPSTELQNVLQDFRKNKLVQKHDRHRCEEDDDSERQRSEPALAIKTDPDKPNPSPWQQNPILHQDRVFLQKRFLSSSSFNFSLPPSSLVCSPLPSSSSSRLQPPPTLPSFSSSFLRPLRSFSSPLLPVTSPCSSLHPLPSSLCSFPSLLAAGGRKGRVSCGVCGKSFYDKGTLKIHYNAVHLKIKHRCTVLGCAMVFSSLRSRNRHSANPNPRLHTAGSRESQPYRNTLSGQSGQEKQETQGSRNHDSSHSPPQEAASPAPPLIPPAPPSGGIWPSGGSWPSGGIWPSGGSPSSLTNLQTGQQWWRGNQSLPQKKKPRKSSMPLKIERETTQSSKHEGES